In one window of Chryseobacterium sp. JV274 DNA:
- a CDS encoding MerC domain-containing protein, protein MKSKILDAVGLSAAVLCLIHCIVFPLLLIVPLGISHNPYIDLGFLCIGIIIVFRVTKKITNRWLKLLFWISVSLIFISVLTDLIFEIHIPLIYLGTAGLITGHIINFKNHKH, encoded by the coding sequence ATGAAGTCAAAAATTCTTGATGCTGTAGGACTCTCCGCTGCTGTTTTATGCCTGATTCATTGTATTGTCTTCCCATTATTACTGATTGTCCCTTTGGGAATATCGCATAATCCCTATATTGATTTGGGGTTCCTTTGTATTGGTATCATTATCGTGTTCAGAGTAACCAAAAAGATAACCAACCGCTGGCTGAAACTTTTATTCTGGATATCCGTTTCTCTCATCTTTATTTCTGTACTCACAGATCTGATCTTTGAAATTCATATTCCTCTGATCTATCTTGGAACTGCGGGTTTAATTACTGGACATATCATCAATTTTAAAAATCATAAACATTAA
- a CDS encoding aspartate/glutamate racemase family protein, whose protein sequence is MKKLGLVGGISWASTLDYYRLLNEGINQQLGGLNFAECIIYSVNFNHFQQFNAEYDWDATFELLYNAAENLKKSGAEAIVLCANTAHIVADRIEEQIELPLIHITTATANAVKRKGLKRIGLIGTSYTMELDFYRDKLIEGGLEPLIPEKSEDRDYIEDILRNELSRGIINPETKKKYLKIIQELIDRGAEGIILGCTEIPLLIKQEDVAVPVFDTIQIHVDAAVAFAVSKDNITVVP, encoded by the coding sequence ATGAAAAAATTAGGATTGGTAGGAGGCATCAGCTGGGCTTCTACTTTAGACTATTACCGTCTTTTAAATGAAGGAATAAATCAGCAACTGGGTGGATTGAATTTTGCGGAATGTATTATTTATTCTGTCAACTTCAACCATTTTCAGCAATTTAATGCAGAGTATGACTGGGATGCAACTTTTGAACTTCTCTACAATGCTGCCGAAAATTTAAAAAAATCAGGTGCGGAAGCTATTGTACTTTGTGCCAACACTGCTCATATTGTTGCCGACAGGATTGAAGAACAAATAGAATTACCGCTCATTCATATTACAACTGCTACAGCCAATGCCGTTAAACGAAAAGGATTAAAAAGAATCGGTTTGATAGGAACAAGCTATACGATGGAGCTGGATTTTTATAGGGATAAACTGATAGAAGGCGGTCTGGAGCCCCTGATTCCTGAAAAAAGTGAAGACAGAGATTATATCGAGGATATTTTAAGAAATGAATTAAGCAGAGGAATTATTAATCCTGAAACCAAAAAAAAATATCTGAAGATTATCCAGGAGCTTATAGACCGTGGAGCAGAGGGAATTATTCTAGGCTGCACAGAAATTCCGCTTCTGATCAAGCAGGAAGATGTTGCTGTTCCGGTATTTGATACCATTCAAATTCATGTAGATGCTGCTGTAGCATTTGCCGTTTCAAAGGACAATATAACAGTTGTTCCATAA
- a CDS encoding PLP-dependent aminotransferase family protein, with protein sequence MKDFQYIALADKFELSINNGTYPVGAKLPSLRSIRQQFKISVGTILKAFTLLEDKGLVAGKERSGFVVLRTSVSSVSLPKQAENNTLAQKIAIGKVLQEVSFPDSENKSYVSFFNAVLHPDLLPFNALRRSLQQASRDLTGQHLQYEPAAGNSQLRTEIARRSFLWQGNITADDVIITNGTLEAVSLCLRAAAKTGDTVLVQSPIYHGILQTIESLDLKVIEFSGCPLTGINIQELAEICSRQKISACLLISNFNNPNGITLNNEKKSAIAAFAERMQVPVIEDDIYGDLHFQTQRPNTIKSYDNNGWVMLCSSFSKSAAPGYRIGWCAAGRFSEQVARLKAVTNVATASIVQSSLLQLLKTGAYDRHLRKLRPELHRLMLLTIQAIEKYFPSDIRMSRPEGGLVVWIELPAHIDAFELQKKAIDQFVNFAPGPLFSNNGNYRNYIRISCNNVWNDKVEKALKRLGDIIKSM encoded by the coding sequence ATGAAAGATTTTCAATATATTGCACTTGCGGATAAGTTTGAGCTTTCCATCAATAACGGAACATATCCTGTGGGAGCTAAACTTCCATCATTACGCAGTATCCGGCAGCAGTTTAAAATAAGTGTTGGTACTATTCTGAAAGCTTTCACTCTATTGGAAGATAAGGGGTTGGTAGCAGGAAAAGAAAGGTCAGGATTTGTTGTGCTCCGTACCTCAGTTTCTTCTGTAAGTCTGCCAAAACAGGCCGAAAACAATACTCTTGCTCAAAAAATAGCAATCGGAAAAGTGTTACAGGAAGTCTCATTTCCGGATTCTGAAAACAAATCTTATGTTTCATTTTTCAACGCTGTCTTACATCCGGATCTTCTGCCTTTTAATGCTTTACGGAGAAGCTTACAGCAGGCTTCCAGAGATTTAACAGGTCAGCATTTACAGTATGAGCCTGCTGCAGGAAATAGTCAGTTGAGAACCGAAATTGCCCGCAGGTCTTTCCTTTGGCAGGGTAATATTACAGCTGATGATGTGATTATCACGAATGGTACATTGGAAGCAGTAAGTCTTTGCCTGCGTGCTGCAGCAAAAACGGGTGATACGGTACTTGTGCAGTCTCCAATCTACCATGGTATATTGCAGACAATAGAAAGCCTTGATCTCAAAGTCATTGAATTCTCCGGCTGCCCTTTAACCGGAATCAATATTCAGGAATTGGCAGAAATCTGCAGCAGACAAAAGATTTCTGCCTGCCTGTTAATTTCAAATTTTAACAATCCGAATGGTATTACTTTAAATAATGAAAAGAAATCAGCAATAGCCGCTTTTGCTGAAAGAATGCAGGTTCCGGTTATAGAAGATGATATTTATGGAGATTTACATTTCCAGACACAGCGCCCAAACACTATAAAAAGCTATGACAATAATGGCTGGGTTATGCTTTGCTCCTCTTTTTCTAAATCGGCTGCACCTGGTTACAGAATCGGCTGGTGTGCTGCAGGACGGTTTTCAGAACAGGTTGCCAGATTAAAAGCTGTGACTAATGTTGCTACGGCAAGCATTGTACAATCCTCCTTGTTGCAGTTACTGAAAACAGGAGCCTATGACCGTCACCTGCGCAAACTTAGACCTGAACTGCACAGACTGATGCTATTGACTATTCAGGCGATAGAAAAATATTTCCCATCTGATATCCGGATGAGCCGGCCTGAAGGAGGTTTGGTAGTATGGATAGAGCTACCTGCCCATATTGATGCATTTGAGCTTCAGAAAAAAGCTATTGACCAGTTTGTAAATTTTGCTCCGGGACCGCTGTTTTCCAATAATGGAAATTACCGAAACTATATCCGGATCAGCTGCAATAACGTTTGGAATGATAAAGTAGAAAAAGCTTTGAAAAGATTAGGCGATATTATAAAGAGTATGTAA
- a CDS encoding Fur family transcriptional regulator codes for MKQVRNTHAKTEILSLINASDIALTHSDIQKKLGDLCNRVTIYRVLERLENEGAIHKIVNIDGVVNFAKCSGKCTHEKHFHNHVHFNCKECHSVTCIENAIPEFSLPEHFIAQEYNFIISGICPKCADA; via the coding sequence ATGAAACAAGTTAGAAACACGCATGCTAAAACTGAAATTTTAAGTCTTATCAATGCCTCAGATATAGCCCTTACCCATTCTGATATACAGAAAAAATTGGGTGATCTATGCAATAGAGTAACGATTTACAGGGTATTGGAAAGGCTTGAAAATGAAGGGGCTATTCACAAGATCGTTAATATTGACGGTGTGGTGAATTTTGCAAAGTGCAGCGGGAAATGTACTCACGAAAAACATTTTCATAATCATGTTCATTTCAACTGCAAAGAATGTCATTCTGTGACGTGTATTGAAAACGCGATTCCGGAATTCAGTTTACCGGAACATTTTATTGCACAGGAGTACAATTTTATCATCAGCGGGATATGTCCGAAATGTGCTGATGCTTAG
- a CDS encoding GTP-binding protein, whose amino-acid sequence MTKKLPVTVLSGFLGAGKTTLLNHILHNRQGLKVAVIVNDMSEVNIDARLIENQNTLSRTEEKLVEMSNGCICCTLREDLMVEVERLAHENRFDYLLIESTGISEPIPVAQTFTYIDDESGIDLSRFSYVDTMVTVVDCFNFMKDFGSNELLMDRDLTDMEGDYRTIVNLLTDQIEFANVIILNKTDLINSETLGFLKAAIKKLNPDAVILHSEFGKIEPQQILNTQLFDFDKAQSSAGWQKELQSEHHTPETEEYGISSLVFRDRKPFHPVRLWNYLNHHYPEGTIRAKGLFWLASRPDDALNFSQAGGSFRLEKAGVWWGSMPTNQRALYSSFAENQEFIESRWDKNWGDRINELVFIGQNLDKDQMVSDLQHCLINEQEKELFDQKQPFEDPFPMDI is encoded by the coding sequence ATGACGAAGAAACTTCCTGTAACGGTACTCAGTGGTTTTTTGGGAGCTGGAAAAACCACATTACTCAATCATATTCTGCATAATAGACAAGGCTTGAAAGTAGCAGTCATTGTGAATGATATGAGCGAAGTGAATATTGATGCCCGTCTTATTGAAAATCAAAATACTCTTTCAAGAACGGAAGAAAAGCTGGTAGAAATGAGCAACGGATGTATCTGCTGTACACTCCGCGAAGATCTGATGGTAGAAGTAGAACGTCTTGCTCACGAAAATCGTTTTGATTACCTATTGATAGAGAGCACGGGAATCAGTGAGCCCATTCCGGTTGCCCAAACCTTTACCTATATAGATGATGAGAGTGGAATAGACCTTTCCCGCTTCAGCTATGTAGATACGATGGTAACTGTAGTGGATTGTTTCAATTTTATGAAAGATTTCGGTTCCAATGAACTGTTGATGGATCGCGACCTTACCGATATGGAAGGAGATTATAGAACCATTGTCAATCTTCTTACGGACCAGATTGAGTTTGCCAATGTGATTATTTTAAACAAAACAGATCTTATCAACTCCGAAACACTTGGATTTTTAAAAGCTGCCATTAAAAAATTAAATCCTGATGCTGTCATTCTACATTCCGAATTTGGTAAAATTGAACCTCAGCAGATTTTAAATACTCAACTTTTTGATTTTGATAAAGCACAATCTTCAGCTGGCTGGCAAAAAGAATTACAATCTGAGCATCATACTCCTGAAACTGAGGAATATGGAATCAGCTCTCTGGTTTTCAGAGATAGAAAACCGTTTCATCCTGTAAGGCTCTGGAACTATTTGAATCATCATTACCCTGAAGGAACAATAAGGGCAAAAGGATTGTTCTGGCTGGCCTCAAGGCCAGATGATGCTTTGAATTTTTCCCAGGCCGGAGGATCTTTCCGTCTGGAAAAAGCTGGAGTATGGTGGGGCAGCATGCCTACGAACCAACGCGCACTGTATTCTTCATTTGCAGAAAATCAGGAATTTATAGAAAGCAGATGGGATAAAAACTGGGGCGACAGAATCAATGAGCTTGTATTTATCGGGCAGAACCTGGATAAAGATCAAATGGTGTCAGACCTGCAGCATTGTCTTATTAATGAGCAGGAAAAAGAATTGTTTGATCAGAAACAACCTTTTGAAGATCCTTTTCCAATGGATATTTAA
- a CDS encoding alkaline phosphatase, whose protein sequence is MDRRKFLKGSALLSGLFTLSPTDLWSFGRAIENPRTGKAKNIIFMVSDGMSLGTLSMADLYSRNILGKGSNWLNLYHEKKVTRALMDTASASSIVTDSAAASSAFGGGIRVKNGVLNMGPNGEKHLPIWQQYKKAGKKAGCVTTVTITHATPAGFCVNSSKRNAEPQIAEMYAELELDVLLGGGDEFFNPAKREDKKDIYSVYSKKGYRILKKQTDLKEIKKGEKLLGIFSTGALPYSIDRTHVQEFKNTPTLAEMAKTAIDQLKDHPSGFVLQIEAGKVDWAAHANDVAALIHDQLAFDEAVKTVIDFAEKDGNTLVIITTDHGNANPGTIYGTDATKNFNSISDYQYTNEYILNKIQKDYSVKDIKNWVYESNKIVLNDDEAKHLLSFYNGLEKEEEGLYNYKKLPFKLYSEIQKSRNSVGWISMDHSGDYVEVAAFGPGNELLQPFIKNTDLHDLMLKACLI, encoded by the coding sequence ATGGACAGAAGAAAATTTCTAAAAGGTTCAGCATTACTTTCAGGGTTATTTACTTTATCACCGACTGACCTCTGGAGCTTCGGGAGGGCTATAGAAAATCCGCGGACAGGAAAAGCAAAGAACATCATCTTTATGGTAAGTGACGGGATGAGTCTTGGAACACTTTCAATGGCAGATCTGTATTCCCGGAATATTTTGGGAAAAGGGAGTAACTGGCTCAATCTGTATCATGAGAAAAAAGTGACACGAGCCTTGATGGACACTGCCTCTGCAAGTTCTATTGTAACGGATTCCGCTGCAGCAAGTTCCGCTTTCGGAGGAGGAATAAGAGTCAAGAATGGAGTCCTGAATATGGGACCCAACGGTGAAAAACATCTTCCCATATGGCAGCAATATAAAAAAGCAGGAAAAAAAGCAGGCTGTGTGACAACCGTTACCATTACACATGCCACTCCTGCAGGATTCTGTGTAAATTCTTCAAAAAGAAATGCAGAACCCCAAATCGCTGAAATGTATGCCGAGCTGGAACTGGATGTGCTGTTAGGAGGTGGAGACGAATTTTTTAATCCTGCCAAAAGAGAAGACAAGAAAGATATCTATTCTGTGTACAGCAAAAAAGGATACAGAATTTTAAAAAAACAAACCGACCTTAAAGAAATCAAAAAAGGAGAAAAATTATTAGGAATATTCAGTACAGGAGCCCTGCCTTACAGCATTGACAGAACCCATGTTCAGGAATTCAAAAATACACCGACTCTTGCAGAAATGGCAAAGACCGCCATTGATCAGCTGAAAGATCATCCCAGCGGTTTTGTTCTTCAGATAGAAGCCGGAAAAGTAGACTGGGCTGCCCATGCTAACGATGTTGCAGCACTCATTCATGATCAGCTTGCATTTGATGAAGCTGTAAAAACAGTAATAGATTTTGCCGAAAAAGATGGAAATACCTTAGTCATCATCACTACAGACCATGGAAATGCCAATCCCGGAACGATTTACGGAACTGATGCTACCAAGAATTTTAACAGCATTTCAGACTATCAATACACCAATGAATATATTCTGAACAAAATTCAGAAAGACTATTCGGTAAAAGATATTAAAAACTGGGTTTATGAGAGCAACAAAATTGTGCTGAATGATGATGAAGCCAAACATCTGCTAAGCTTTTACAACGGACTTGAAAAAGAGGAAGAAGGACTTTATAATTATAAAAAACTGCCCTTTAAACTCTACTCAGAAATTCAGAAAAGCAGAAATTCTGTAGGCTGGATCAGCATGGACCATTCCGGAGATTATGTGGAAGTAGCGGCTTTTGGTCCCGGAAATGAACTTTTACAGCCTTTTATTAAAAATACAGACCTCCATGATCTGATGCTGAAAGCCTGTTTGATATAG